One region of Microcoleus sp. FACHB-68 genomic DNA includes:
- a CDS encoding DUF6658 family protein, protein MKKVIAFVKSLRLSHILSVFLAGLMVFVTMPAANAGIFGFGDSGNTADKIREEVPDQVMGNEYKGGMNDYRDTDPRRDPTAADAKAKGLVDNAQQNIKNRTGNPAEAIKRAVNDAPEAAENVKEGADKVVNRVQRNAESFADRTQKGTENLKENTQDALDGSKDAASETAGKVKSKVSEDVSNTKQAVDKAASGVKSKVSEDVSNTKQAVDKAVDNLD, encoded by the coding sequence ATGAAGAAAGTGATTGCATTCGTGAAAAGCCTGCGACTGAGCCACATTTTAAGTGTTTTTCTAGCCGGCTTGATGGTATTTGTTACGATGCCTGCGGCTAATGCTGGGATCTTCGGCTTTGGCGACAGTGGCAACACTGCCGACAAAATCAGGGAAGAAGTTCCTGATCAGGTGATGGGGAACGAATACAAAGGCGGTATGAATGATTACCGCGATACCGATCCCAGAAGAGATCCCACCGCAGCCGACGCCAAAGCCAAAGGTTTGGTGGACAATGCTCAGCAGAACATAAAGAACAGAACCGGCAATCCCGCAGAAGCAATCAAACGTGCCGTTAATGATGCGCCAGAAGCAGCCGAGAATGTGAAAGAAGGCGCTGATAAGGTGGTCAATAGGGTTCAGCGTAATGCCGAAAGTTTCGCCGACAGAACTCAAAAGGGTACGGAGAATTTAAAAGAAAATACTCAAGATGCCCTTGATGGAAGCAAAGATGCAGCCAGCGAGACTGCCGGTAAGGTTAAGTCCAAAGTCAGTGAAGACGTTTCTAATACAAAGCAAGCTGTAGATAAGGCTGCTAGTGGTGTTAAATCTAAAGTCAGCGAAGACGTTTCTAATACCAAGCAAGCCGTAGACAAAGCTGTTGACAATCTCGATTAA
- a CDS encoding DUF5009 domain-containing protein codes for MTTDEQFLPTAKQPPRLMSLDVFRGIAITGMILVNNPGSWDYVYAPLKHAEWHGCTPTDLVFPFFLFIVGVAMAFSLSKYTPENRPTAAVYTRIVRRCVFLFALGLLLAVISLIFDWLFNAKTLDLSTLRIMGVLQRISLCYLISSAIILHLPRKTQWVLAAVILLGYWALMQLIPVPGYGAGNFSPHGEGSLAAYIDRLIFTPAHLLKRDIGFDPEGLFSTFPAVVSVLIGYFTGEWLRRHKVQTEISVQLAIAGLCCLIVGHLWGFLFPINKQLWTSSYVVFTSGWALLLLAGLYYILEVRNWRKWAWPFEVMGLNAIFLFVASGTVARFLIKTHIGAGKDAPTTYTWLYENLFRPWAGALNGSLAFALTTVFLWWLILYLMYRNKWFLKL; via the coding sequence ATGACAACAGACGAGCAATTTTTACCCACGGCGAAACAACCCCCGCGCCTAATGTCTCTGGATGTGTTTCGAGGCATTGCAATCACCGGCATGATTTTAGTCAACAATCCCGGTAGCTGGGATTATGTTTATGCTCCCCTAAAGCACGCAGAATGGCACGGCTGCACCCCGACAGACTTAGTTTTTCCCTTCTTCCTCTTCATTGTCGGTGTGGCAATGGCTTTCTCCCTCTCCAAATACACCCCAGAAAATCGCCCAACTGCCGCCGTTTACACGCGGATTGTCCGCAGATGCGTCTTTTTATTCGCCCTTGGTTTATTACTAGCCGTTATTTCTTTAATTTTTGACTGGCTATTTAACGCAAAAACCCTTGATTTGAGCACCCTTCGGATTATGGGTGTCTTGCAGCGCATCAGTCTGTGTTACTTGATCTCTAGCGCGATCATCCTTCACCTGCCGCGCAAAACTCAATGGGTGCTTGCAGCCGTGATTTTGCTGGGATATTGGGCGCTAATGCAACTCATTCCCGTACCCGGATATGGTGCCGGCAACTTCTCCCCCCACGGCGAAGGCAGCTTAGCTGCTTACATTGATCGGCTGATCTTCACCCCTGCACACTTGCTAAAGCGTGACATCGGATTCGATCCCGAAGGACTATTCAGCACCTTTCCTGCCGTTGTTAGTGTCCTTATTGGTTACTTTACAGGGGAGTGGCTGCGCCGGCACAAAGTACAAACAGAAATTAGTGTGCAATTGGCGATTGCCGGCCTTTGTTGTCTAATTGTCGGGCATTTGTGGGGGTTTCTCTTTCCTATCAATAAGCAGCTTTGGACAAGTTCCTACGTCGTTTTTACCAGTGGTTGGGCGTTACTGTTGCTTGCCGGCTTGTACTATATCCTAGAAGTCCGTAACTGGCGTAAGTGGGCATGGCCATTTGAAGTAATGGGGTTGAATGCTATTTTCCTTTTCGTTGCCTCTGGTACTGTTGCCCGCTTTCTAATTAAGACTCATATTGGTGCCGGTAAAGACGCTCCCACAACTTACACTTGGCTCTACGAGAACTTATTTCGACCGTGGGCCGGCGCACTGAACGGTTCCCTCGCTTTTGCCCTCACCACCGTCTTTTTGTGGTGGTTAATTCTTTACCTCATGTACAGAAATAAATGGTTTTTAAAGCTCTAA
- the larC gene encoding nickel pincer cofactor biosynthesis protein LarC yields MKKIAYLECPTGIAGDMCLGALVSAGVPLDYLIEKLNNLGISEEYQLRAELVHRNGQQATKVYVDLKQTLLHSVSADSAVVAPLASDEPAEPPTFSNHHHPHGENHNPDRRHEANANHTHTRHLPEIERMIASARLPARAQAWSLAVFRKLAEAEGAVHGIPPERVHFHEVGATDAIVDIVGTCLGLDWLGIDELYCSALPTGGGTVRAAHGELPVPTPAVLKLWEMRQVPVYSNGVERELVTPTGAAIAVSLAKGFGSVPAMAIYRLGSGAGTRQLAIPNILRLWIGKKVKGKKLKVKIKGKKGKAEQVIASPLPIGNSMVPRPLPLANGYKERANESQNVSVLETQIDDLSPQAIGYVFDALFDAGALDVFTQSIGMKKCRPGILLTVICLPENQAACEATIFRETTTLGIRRQTQERAILQREIKPVQTPLGEVRVKVAKSGDTITNVQPEYEDCAQLAKQHNLSWREVHRIVLQTWYSQSQQ; encoded by the coding sequence ATGAAGAAAATCGCTTACCTCGAATGTCCCACCGGCATTGCTGGTGATATGTGCCTGGGTGCTCTCGTTAGTGCGGGCGTTCCTTTAGATTACCTAATCGAAAAGTTGAACAATTTGGGCATTTCTGAAGAGTACCAGTTACGCGCTGAACTTGTCCATCGCAATGGTCAGCAAGCCACTAAAGTTTATGTTGACTTAAAACAGACACTTTTGCATTCTGTATCAGCGGATTCTGCGGTAGTCGCGCCCCTGGCAAGTGACGAACCGGCTGAACCCCCAACGTTTAGCAATCATCACCACCCCCACGGCGAAAACCACAACCCGGATCGCCGGCACGAGGCTAATGCTAACCATACGCACACGCGTCATCTGCCAGAGATTGAGCGGATGATTGCCTCAGCTCGATTGCCGGCGCGGGCGCAAGCATGGAGTTTAGCGGTATTTCGCAAGCTGGCAGAGGCGGAAGGGGCGGTGCATGGCATTCCTCCTGAACGGGTGCATTTCCATGAGGTGGGTGCCACGGATGCGATTGTGGATATTGTGGGCACCTGTTTGGGATTAGATTGGCTGGGAATTGATGAGCTTTATTGCTCTGCTTTACCCACCGGCGGCGGTACAGTGAGGGCAGCACATGGCGAGTTGCCGGTGCCAACACCGGCAGTGTTGAAGTTGTGGGAAATGAGGCAGGTGCCGGTTTACAGCAATGGTGTTGAGCGGGAGTTGGTAACGCCGACGGGTGCGGCGATTGCGGTTAGTTTAGCAAAAGGTTTTGGTTCAGTGCCGGCTATGGCGATTTATCGCCTAGGATCGGGTGCCGGTACTCGCCAGTTGGCCATTCCAAATATCCTGCGTTTGTGGATTGGAAAAAAAGTCAAAGGGAAAAAGTTAAAAGTCAAAATAAAAGGGAAAAAAGGCAAAGCTGAACAGGTCATTGCTTCTCCTTTACCTATCGGAAACTCAATGGTTCCGCGTCCTTTGCCTTTGGCAAATGGCTACAAAGAAAGGGCAAATGAGAGCCAAAATGTTTCGGTGCTGGAAACACAAATTGACGATCTAAGTCCGCAAGCGATTGGTTATGTCTTTGATGCGTTATTTGATGCCGGCGCGTTGGATGTGTTCACGCAATCAATCGGAATGAAAAAATGCCGACCTGGGATTTTGCTAACAGTGATTTGTTTGCCAGAAAATCAGGCTGCTTGTGAGGCGACAATTTTTCGAGAAACAACAACCTTGGGTATTCGCCGGCAGACTCAAGAACGAGCAATTTTGCAGCGAGAAATAAAGCCGGTGCAGACACCTTTAGGAGAGGTACGCGTCAAGGTTGCCAAGTCTGGGGATACGATTACCAACGTGCAACCTGAATACGAAGATTGCGCTCAGTTGGCAAAACAGCACAATCTCAGTTGGCGTGAAGTACATCGCATTGTTTTACAAACTTGGTATAGCCAAAGTCAGCAGTAA
- a CDS encoding ATP-binding cassette domain-containing protein encodes MLKVAFTKKLSNASGPTAPPFRLDIEFEVPNGLIVLFGQSGCGKSSTLMAIAGLMHPDWGYIKVAETTFLDTDRRINLPAYRRQVGYVFQNYALFPHLNVAENISFGLNHWHRHHRQQRIVELVELLELQDLVHLPVGQISGGQAQRVAIARAVAPYPKILLLDEPFSALDDELRATLRAELKIIQHRLNLPIVLVTHSRSEAMELADHVVTLGAGKVIEVGLAKQLLDSRSDQIHSNFRWG; translated from the coding sequence ATGCTGAAAGTCGCCTTTACCAAAAAGTTGTCTAATGCGTCCGGCCCAACAGCCCCTCCATTCCGGTTGGATATTGAATTTGAGGTTCCTAATGGCTTGATTGTGCTGTTTGGACAGTCTGGCTGTGGAAAAAGTTCCACCCTCATGGCGATCGCCGGCTTAATGCATCCAGACTGGGGCTATATAAAAGTAGCAGAGACAACATTTTTAGATACAGACCGGCGCATCAATTTACCAGCGTATCGGCGACAAGTCGGATATGTTTTTCAAAATTATGCATTATTTCCACATCTAAATGTTGCTGAAAATATCAGTTTTGGGTTAAATCACTGGCACCGGCACCACCGCCAACAGCGAATTGTAGAATTAGTTGAGCTGTTAGAACTTCAAGACTTAGTGCATCTGCCGGTGGGGCAAATCTCTGGGGGACAGGCTCAACGAGTTGCCATTGCCCGTGCTGTTGCACCCTACCCAAAAATCCTTTTATTAGATGAACCGTTCAGTGCCCTTGATGATGAGTTGAGAGCGACTCTGAGAGCGGAGTTGAAAATTATTCAGCATCGATTAAATTTACCCATTGTACTGGTCACACATTCACGTTCAGAGGCGATGGAACTTGCTGATCATGTCGTTACTTTAGGGGCTGGTAAAGTTATCGAAGTCGGTTTAGCAAAGCAATTGCTCGATTCTCGTTCAGATCAAATTCACTCTAATTTCCGTTGGGGTTAG
- a CDS encoding HetZ-related protein produces MNSPLANSFYQTSNNFSINPAPSGAPNNAPRQGNESEPLEMNSLGGIDTQTLANQLVRELHEKIQSSSRSVPAVAMRIAKEIERICQKSARIQNSGQVHSWQQVLARHRMQKCLDYYQLGSKQGRVELHSTLSSMVYRHVAPLRSRLGFQGRYNLIEDFLQGFYMESLRAFRRENQLTEDYTPRTQLELAEYMAFTEHFAKRRINLPGRGAQQLVVLRAQGFANNQPAETVLDIEQAIEFPKGEDAEVQNRSHAAQQVREQMISETIDPAEAVLRDRVVAELVQYLESQGQSDCVDYLVLKLQDMAAQEIDEVLNLSARQRDYLQQRFKYHVEKFARSHNWKLVHQWLGADLDQNLGMPPQQWETFVNKLTPQDRQLLDLKCAQKSEQEIAQVLKCTPKQLQKRWTQLLNLAWEARNSGLVAE; encoded by the coding sequence ATGAACTCCCCACTTGCAAATTCCTTCTACCAAACTTCCAACAACTTCAGCATCAACCCCGCACCATCCGGTGCTCCCAATAATGCTCCTCGGCAGGGCAACGAGTCAGAACCCCTAGAAATGAATTCCCTAGGAGGAATCGACACCCAAACCCTAGCCAACCAGCTTGTCCGGGAACTGCACGAAAAAATCCAATCATCTTCCAGAAGCGTGCCGGCAGTCGCCATGCGAATTGCCAAGGAAATCGAGCGGATTTGTCAGAAAAGCGCCCGCATCCAAAACTCCGGTCAAGTTCACTCTTGGCAGCAAGTCTTGGCACGGCACCGGATGCAAAAATGCCTAGATTACTATCAACTCGGTTCCAAACAAGGCCGCGTGGAACTGCACAGCACCCTCAGTTCAATGGTTTATCGCCATGTTGCTCCATTGCGCTCACGCTTGGGCTTTCAAGGCCGCTACAACCTGATCGAAGACTTCCTGCAAGGCTTTTATATGGAATCTTTGCGAGCTTTCCGTCGGGAAAACCAACTCACTGAAGATTACACGCCGCGCACTCAGCTGGAACTGGCCGAGTATATGGCCTTTACCGAACACTTTGCCAAGCGCCGGATCAACTTGCCCGGTCGGGGTGCCCAACAGTTGGTAGTGCTGCGTGCTCAAGGGTTCGCCAACAACCAGCCGGCTGAGACAGTCCTTGATATCGAACAAGCGATCGAATTCCCCAAAGGCGAAGATGCAGAAGTACAAAATCGCTCTCACGCCGCCCAACAAGTGCGGGAACAGATGATCTCCGAAACCATTGACCCGGCTGAGGCCGTTTTGCGGGATCGGGTTGTCGCCGAACTCGTACAATATCTGGAATCTCAAGGTCAATCGGACTGTGTAGATTACCTGGTGTTAAAACTTCAAGACATGGCTGCTCAAGAGATTGATGAAGTCCTCAATCTTAGTGCTCGTCAGCGGGACTACCTGCAACAGCGCTTTAAGTACCACGTTGAAAAGTTTGCTCGCTCTCACAATTGGAAATTGGTGCATCAGTGGTTGGGTGCGGATCTGGATCAAAATTTGGGAATGCCTCCCCAACAGTGGGAAACGTTTGTGAACAAACTCACGCCCCAAGACCGGCAGCTATTAGACCTTAAGTGCGCCCAAAAGAGTGAACAAGAAATTGCCCAAGTCTTAAAGTGCACACCGAAACAGTTGCAAAAGCGTTGGACTCAGCTGTTAAACCTGGCCTGGGAAGCCCGCAACTCAGGACTGGTGGCCGAATGA
- a CDS encoding AraC family transcriptional regulator, producing MNAAKTSETSAMELMNDQPAKREADRGQAHRDELTQRIAQAIRQDGTIEPLKGLHFNRSSSPSECFHNVSIPAFCAIAQGSKEVLLGNDRYQYDPLHYLLATIELPVASQILEASKAQPYLGLRLDLDPTLVGSVMVEAGDPSSRSRADVKAIDVSPLDANLLDAVVRLVRLLDSPAEAHVLAPLIKREIIYRLLMGEQGNRLRHIAVLGGSTHQIARAVDRLRKDFNQPLRIESIARELGMSVSGFHHHFKSVTAMSPLQFQKQLRLQEARRLMLGEKLDASSAAYRVGYDDASHFNREYKRLFGAPPMRDVERLREATRESAIAVEGLVTTKT from the coding sequence ATGAACGCTGCCAAAACGAGTGAAACGTCCGCTATGGAGTTAATGAACGACCAGCCGGCAAAGCGCGAGGCAGACAGAGGGCAAGCCCACAGAGACGAACTGACCCAGCGGATTGCCCAGGCGATTCGTCAGGATGGGACGATTGAGCCGCTCAAAGGATTGCACTTCAACCGTTCCTCTTCCCCTTCGGAATGCTTTCATAATGTCTCTATCCCTGCCTTTTGTGCGATTGCTCAGGGCAGCAAAGAAGTGCTTCTGGGCAATGATCGCTATCAGTACGACCCTTTGCATTATTTGCTGGCTACGATCGAACTGCCCGTTGCCAGCCAAATTCTGGAAGCGTCCAAGGCGCAACCGTACCTGGGCCTTCGCCTCGATCTCGACCCCACCCTCGTTGGCTCAGTGATGGTCGAGGCGGGCGATCCCTCATCGCGCAGCCGTGCTGATGTGAAAGCGATTGACGTAAGTCCGTTGGATGCAAATCTTTTGGACGCTGTGGTGCGGCTCGTCAGGCTTCTAGATTCCCCTGCTGAAGCTCATGTTCTCGCACCACTGATTAAGCGGGAAATCATCTACCGGCTCCTCATGGGAGAACAAGGTAACCGGCTCCGTCATATTGCAGTTCTGGGTGGCTCTACCCACCAAATTGCTAGAGCCGTTGATCGACTTCGTAAAGACTTTAACCAGCCGCTTCGGATTGAAAGCATTGCACGAGAGCTTGGCATGAGCGTCTCAGGCTTCCACCATCACTTCAAGTCTGTCACTGCCATGAGTCCCTTGCAGTTCCAGAAGCAGCTGCGGCTCCAGGAGGCTCGTCGTCTGATGCTGGGGGAAAAGCTTGACGCTAGCAGTGCTGCCTACCGTGTGGGTTATGACGATGCCTCGCACTTCAACCGGGAGTACAAGCGGCTCTTTGGTGCACCACCGATGCGCGATGTGGAGCGGTTGCGAGAAGCTACTAGGGAGAGTGCTATTGCAGTTGAAGGGTTAGTTACGACAAAGACTTGA
- a CDS encoding carboxymuconolactone decarboxylase family protein: protein MKLLTATVISLSLLASASAQANQAGAAEGSGAPQTAPMQDSQTINIMRSGSVPSRKGPAENFTGSVRVDPLFQANDPARASGAYVTFESGARSAWHTHPLGQILIVTAGVGRVQGWGGPVEEIRPGDVVRIPPGVKHWHGASPNSAMTHIAIVEQLDGKSTDWMEQVSDEQYGTPVQAQRSASAVPARSVPAVSVQQTPAQRAIGDIAPKLVELTDNVLFGDVWERPELSKRDRSLVTVAALIAMNRPDQLRSHLVRARENGVTQEELIETITHLAFYAGWPNAVTAIAVAKEVFENKGRPSEGASAPSVDADR from the coding sequence ATGAAACTGCTCACCGCAACGGTCATATCGCTTTCTCTGCTCGCTTCGGCCTCGGCCCAAGCAAATCAGGCAGGAGCCGCCGAGGGGTCCGGCGCTCCCCAGACCGCGCCAATGCAAGATTCGCAGACAATCAACATCATGCGAAGCGGCTCTGTGCCCTCGCGGAAGGGACCAGCCGAAAACTTCACGGGTTCCGTGCGCGTCGATCCTCTGTTCCAGGCGAACGATCCAGCACGCGCATCCGGTGCCTACGTCACGTTTGAGTCCGGTGCTCGCTCGGCATGGCACACCCATCCGCTTGGTCAGATCCTGATCGTGACAGCGGGCGTCGGGCGGGTGCAGGGCTGGGGGGGGCCGGTCGAGGAGATCCGGCCAGGAGATGTCGTCCGGATTCCGCCAGGTGTAAAACACTGGCACGGAGCCTCGCCAAACTCTGCGATGACGCATATCGCCATCGTGGAACAGCTCGACGGCAAGAGCACCGACTGGATGGAACAGGTCAGCGACGAGCAGTACGGCACGCCAGTCCAGGCGCAACGGTCGGCATCCGCTGTGCCTGCACGCTCCGTCCCCGCTGTCAGTGTGCAACAGACGCCGGCCCAAAGAGCGATCGGCGATATCGCTCCCAAGTTAGTCGAGCTTACCGACAACGTGCTGTTTGGTGATGTCTGGGAACGTCCTGAGCTATCGAAGCGCGATCGCAGCCTGGTGACGGTGGCCGCGCTCATTGCCATGAACAGACCGGACCAGCTTCGTTCTCACCTCGTCAGGGCGCGCGAAAACGGCGTGACGCAGGAGGAGTTGATAGAGACCATCACCCACTTGGCGTTTTACGCGGGCTGGCCTAACGCAGTTACCGCGATTGCCGTGGCTAAGGAAGTCTTCGAGAACAAAGGACGCCCGAGCGAAGGCGCTTCTGCGCCTTCGGTGGATGCAGATCGTTAG
- a CDS encoding 2Fe-2S iron-sulfur cluster-binding protein: MDDNQEQNDLSRDEETLLDQLGIVGAARRKFLGQSMAALLGTFAFHLLAKEEAFATLAAAPEAVFAPAPGVENAVKVLLKINGSTQRLEVDSRMALLDTLRETLGLTGTKKGCDQGQCGACTVIVDGRRVLSCLTLAASCEGKEVTTIEGLADGDNLHPMQAAFIKHDGFQCGYCTPGQICSAVALLQEAKNGDASHVTNNLRTSTQNLSLSDEEIRERMSGNICRCGAYPGIVAAVREVQSGRETAHTWHFASDEEIAVALNEEGKADAIV, from the coding sequence ATGGACGATAATCAAGAACAGAACGATTTGAGTAGGGACGAAGAAACACTGCTCGACCAACTCGGTATTGTCGGCGCTGCTCGCCGCAAATTCTTGGGGCAAAGCATGGCTGCCCTACTCGGCACCTTCGCCTTCCATCTGCTGGCTAAAGAGGAGGCCTTTGCCACGCTCGCCGCTGCGCCCGAGGCCGTGTTCGCCCCGGCCCCTGGGGTTGAAAACGCCGTTAAGGTTCTTTTGAAAATCAACGGCTCGACCCAACGCCTGGAAGTGGATTCGCGCATGGCGCTGCTCGACACCCTGCGCGAAACACTGGGATTGACCGGCACTAAAAAAGGATGCGATCAAGGACAGTGCGGCGCTTGTACGGTGATCGTTGACGGGCGCCGCGTGCTTTCTTGTCTGACACTTGCCGCTAGCTGCGAGGGGAAAGAGGTGACGACGATCGAAGGACTCGCTGACGGCGACAATCTTCATCCGATGCAGGCGGCGTTCATCAAACACGACGGCTTCCAGTGCGGCTACTGCACGCCGGGGCAGATATGTTCGGCGGTGGCGCTGCTGCAGGAAGCCAAAAACGGCGACGCGAGTCACGTCACTAACAATTTGCGGACGAGCACGCAGAATTTAAGTCTCTCTGATGAAGAAATCAGAGAACGCATGAGCGGCAATATTTGCCGTTGCGGCGCGTATCCGGGAATCGTTGCGGCAGTCAGAGAAGTTCAGTCCGGGCGCGAAACAGCCCATACCTGGCATTTCGCGAGCGATGAAGAAATTGCCGTTGCATTGAATGAGGAGGGCAAAGCCGATGCAATCGTTTAA
- a CDS encoding xanthine dehydrogenase family protein subunit M: MQSFKYSSATDAASAVGTVSANQTAKFLAGGTNLIDLMKEYVERPSELVDISGLNLAEIRSTSNGISIGALAKNTDTANHPLIRQNYPLLSMAILAGASAQLRNMATNGGNLMQRTRCQYFYDIAMPCNKREPGSGCGALEGLNRIHAIFGYSDKCVATYPGDMANALYALDAVVRIRGTNGQERTIPLQDFHRLPGNTPEKDNNLQHGELIVAIEMPKNNFANKSYYLKVRDRASYAFALLAVAAALETSGNTIKQARVVLGSVAHKPWRSPEAERVLIGKPATETTFQAAAEAALKDAKPLEHNGYKVELGKRAIVLALQQAMTSGAA; the protein is encoded by the coding sequence ATGCAATCGTTTAAATATTCAAGTGCAACCGACGCGGCAAGTGCCGTTGGCACCGTTTCCGCTAATCAAACGGCAAAGTTTCTCGCAGGCGGGACAAATCTGATTGATTTGATGAAAGAATACGTCGAGCGTCCCAGCGAACTTGTTGACATCTCAGGTTTGAATCTGGCGGAAATTCGATCGACCTCGAACGGAATTTCGATCGGCGCGTTAGCCAAAAATACCGACACGGCTAACCATCCGCTCATCCGGCAAAATTACCCGCTTCTGTCAATGGCGATTTTAGCCGGTGCCTCCGCGCAGCTTCGCAATATGGCGACCAACGGGGGAAATTTAATGCAGCGCACCCGATGCCAGTATTTTTACGACATCGCTATGCCGTGCAACAAACGCGAACCCGGCAGCGGATGCGGAGCGCTTGAGGGCCTTAATCGCATTCATGCCATTTTTGGCTACAGCGACAAATGCGTGGCGACTTACCCGGGCGATATGGCGAATGCGCTTTATGCGCTGGACGCGGTAGTGAGGATTCGCGGCACGAACGGGCAAGAACGCACAATCCCCCTCCAGGATTTTCATCGCTTGCCGGGCAACACGCCTGAAAAAGATAACAATCTTCAGCATGGGGAATTGATCGTCGCGATCGAAATGCCGAAGAATAACTTCGCCAATAAGTCTTATTACCTAAAAGTTCGCGATCGCGCTTCCTATGCTTTCGCACTGCTTGCCGTGGCTGCTGCTTTAGAAACAAGCGGCAACACCATCAAACAGGCACGCGTTGTTTTGGGCAGCGTCGCGCATAAACCTTGGCGTTCACCCGAAGCCGAAAGAGTTCTGATCGGCAAACCTGCGACGGAAACAACTTTTCAGGCTGCTGCCGAAGCGGCTCTGAAAGATGCGAAACCGCTTGAACATAACGGTTATAAAGTCGAACTCGGAAAACGCGCCATTGTTCTGGCTTTGCAGCAAGCGATGACGAGCGGTGCGGCCTAA
- a CDS encoding L-threonylcarbamoyladenylate synthase, giving the protein MATLYEIHPDTPQARKIEEIKDALRNGAVMLYPTDTVYAIGCDLNVKAAVERVRRIKQLSNDKPLTFLCPSLSNVAHYAVVTDEAYRLMKHLIPGTYTFLLPGTKLVPKLVMNPKRKTTGIRVPDHAVCQSLLQSLGNPIISTSAHLLNDDETKPALDNPPGRAELFDQLDKLVDVIVDNGQEPGYQVSTILDLTGPEAVVVRQGLGWQAVANWVSGVSE; this is encoded by the coding sequence ATGGCTACTCTTTACGAAATTCATCCCGACACACCCCAAGCACGCAAAATCGAGGAAATTAAGGATGCGCTTCGGAATGGAGCAGTCATGCTATATCCCACCGATACAGTGTATGCCATCGGTTGCGACCTCAACGTTAAAGCAGCAGTAGAGCGCGTGCGGCGCATCAAGCAGCTATCCAACGACAAGCCCCTCACCTTCCTGTGTCCTTCGCTCTCTAATGTGGCTCACTATGCGGTGGTGACAGATGAAGCCTATCGCCTCATGAAGCATTTGATACCCGGAACCTACACATTCTTGTTGCCGGGAACCAAGTTAGTGCCCAAGCTCGTGATGAACCCCAAGCGTAAAACCACCGGCATTCGGGTTCCCGATCATGCAGTGTGTCAGTCGCTGTTACAGTCGCTGGGCAATCCCATCATTTCCACCTCAGCTCACTTGCTGAATGATGATGAAACAAAGCCGGCGCTCGATAACCCCCCTGGGCGGGCAGAACTGTTCGACCAGCTAGACAAATTAGTGGATGTGATCGTGGACAATGGCCAAGAGCCAGGATATCAGGTTTCCACCATTTTAGATTTAACCGGCCCAGAAGCCGTGGTTGTGCGACAAGGTTTAGGATGGCAAGCCGTAGCTAATTGGGTATCAGGCGTCAGCGAGTAG
- a CDS encoding PHP domain-containing protein produces the protein MAVNLAQAYASPKPAAQNMPALKQVFKTIHAESCPRSYNFHMHTVHSDGQLQPEVLIEQAIAIGLKGLAITDHHSVNGYKLAQHWLDQWQQNQEELKVNYEKNHSHSSILNSEYPQAPHLWVGVEVNADLLGCEVHILGYAFDPEHPRMQPYLQGKGVQGSDYEAGSVISAIQEAGGLAVLAHPARYRISETKLIPAAAELGMDGVETYYAYNNPNPWRASPKQTQVVEQFSATYGLLKTCGTDTHGKNLLQRL, from the coding sequence ATGGCAGTCAATCTTGCTCAGGCTTATGCTTCGCCCAAGCCGGCAGCACAGAATATGCCGGCACTAAAGCAAGTCTTTAAAACGATTCATGCAGAAAGTTGTCCGCGTTCCTATAACTTTCATATGCATACAGTCCACTCTGACGGCCAACTGCAGCCAGAGGTGTTGATTGAACAAGCCATCGCAATTGGTCTTAAAGGGCTGGCAATTACAGATCACCACAGTGTTAATGGCTATAAGCTGGCTCAGCACTGGTTAGACCAATGGCAACAAAATCAGGAAGAATTGAAAGTGAATTATGAGAAAAATCATTCTCATTCCTCAATTCTTAATTCTGAATACCCACAAGCGCCCCACCTGTGGGTTGGCGTTGAAGTGAATGCTGATTTACTAGGATGTGAGGTACACATTTTAGGCTATGCTTTTGACCCCGAACACCCGCGTATGCAGCCTTATTTACAAGGAAAGGGAGTACAGGGAAGTGATTATGAAGCCGGCTCTGTAATTTCTGCAATTCAGGAAGCTGGGGGGTTAGCAGTTTTAGCGCATCCCGCACGGTATCGCATCTCAGAAACCAAGCTAATTCCAGCGGCGGCTGAATTAGGGATGGATGGTGTGGAAACTTACTACGCTTACAATAATCCAAATCCTTGGCGTGCTAGCCCCAAACAAACTCAGGTGGTGGAACAATTTAGCGCCACTTACGGGTTATTAAAAACCTGCGGCACCGATACTCACGGGAAAAATTTGCTCCAACGACTTTAA